A single region of the Thermococcus paralvinellae genome encodes:
- a CDS encoding DUF1614 domain-containing protein, whose protein sequence is MRKFFFLPLSLPFLILFLLLIPILFLLFAGTITLAFQKLGLPLPVAYTLFWASLIGSFINIPIAETRTYAPILKVREVSFFGIRYPVPYIDWGEQKMIIAINVGGALVPLSIVTYEFVRFALIGDTELIARILIAILISAILSNIFSKPVKGLGIAIPTFIPPLIAASLALLIGGPNKPAVAYASGTMGVLIGADLLNWSKIKELGAPMVSIGGAGTFDGIFLAGIIAVLLV, encoded by the coding sequence ATGAGAAAATTTTTCTTTCTCCCACTAAGCTTGCCATTCCTCATACTTTTTCTGCTGTTAATACCCATCTTATTTTTGCTCTTTGCGGGAACTATAACACTGGCATTTCAAAAGCTTGGTCTTCCTCTGCCCGTTGCGTATACTCTCTTTTGGGCTTCCTTAATTGGAAGCTTCATAAATATCCCCATAGCAGAAACAAGGACATATGCACCAATACTAAAGGTAAGGGAAGTGAGTTTTTTTGGAATTAGATACCCTGTTCCATATATCGATTGGGGAGAACAAAAGATGATAATTGCTATAAACGTTGGTGGAGCACTAGTTCCCTTGAGCATAGTTACCTATGAGTTCGTCAGGTTTGCACTTATTGGAGATACAGAGTTAATTGCTAGGATACTCATAGCAATATTGATATCTGCAATACTCAGCAACATCTTTTCAAAACCAGTTAAAGGACTAGGAATTGCAATCCCAACATTTATTCCTCCCCTCATAGCCGCTTCCCTGGCTCTCTTAATTGGAGGCCCTAACAAGCCAGCAGTGGCATATGCAAGTGGAACCATGGGTGTTTTAATTGGGGCGGATTTACTTAACTGGAGTAAAATTAAGGAACTTGGAGCTCCAATGGTAAGTATCGGTGGCGCAGGCACATTTGATGGCATTTTTCTCGCTGGTATAATTGCGGTATTATTGGTTTAG
- the radB gene encoding DNA repair and recombination protein RadB, whose product MDKLTTGSRSLDELLGGGIERGILTQVYGAFATGKTTLAMQIGLLNRGKVAYIDTEGGFSPERLKLMAETRGLNADETLQKFIIFEPQDFKEQKRIISKLKTIVNERFSLVVVDSITSHYRVEKNKQSLNVELGKQLQVLLWLARKYNLAVIVVNQVYFDSNSNSLKPIAEHTLGYKCKDILRLEKLSRPGIRIAVLERHRFRPEGGIVYFKITDKGIEDI is encoded by the coding sequence ATGGACAAACTCACAACCGGAAGCAGGAGTCTGGATGAACTTCTTGGTGGGGGGATTGAGAGAGGAATTTTAACTCAGGTGTATGGAGCATTTGCTACAGGAAAGACAACTCTTGCAATGCAGATAGGCCTCCTCAATAGGGGAAAAGTTGCTTACATTGATACAGAAGGTGGTTTTTCTCCGGAGAGACTTAAACTTATGGCAGAAACAAGAGGACTAAATGCTGATGAAACTCTCCAGAAGTTTATAATTTTTGAGCCACAAGACTTTAAAGAACAGAAGAGGATTATATCAAAGCTCAAAACAATAGTTAACGAGCGTTTTTCCCTTGTTGTTGTTGACTCAATAACGTCCCATTACAGAGTGGAGAAGAACAAACAGAGCTTGAATGTTGAGCTGGGAAAGCAGCTTCAAGTACTTCTCTGGCTTGCGAGAAAGTATAATTTGGCTGTGATAGTTGTCAACCAGGTTTATTTTGATTCAAATTCGAATTCTCTCAAACCAATTGCTGAGCATACTTTGGGTTATAAGTGTAAGGATATCTTGCGATTAGAAAAGCTGAGCAGACCTGGAATCAGAATAGCAGTACTGGAGAGGCACCGCTTTAGGCCAGAAGGGGGGATAGTTTACTTCAAAATTACCGACAAAGGGATTGAGGACATTTGA
- a CDS encoding ASCH domain-containing protein has protein sequence MKGLIVKEPFASWIVEGKKVWEIRKSNTKIRGEIFIITKKKAIGKVEIVDVLGPFTPEELANHKDKHLADYEFLKKYAKGKKLYAWVLSNPQKFEEPKEVIMANGAQIWVNIRGFKK, from the coding sequence ATGAAGGGCCTAATAGTGAAAGAACCCTTTGCTTCATGGATAGTGGAAGGTAAGAAAGTCTGGGAAATTAGGAAAAGCAATACAAAAATCAGAGGAGAGATTTTCATAATAACTAAAAAGAAAGCAATTGGAAAAGTTGAAATTGTTGATGTTCTTGGACCTTTTACACCAGAAGAACTTGCAAATCATAAAGATAAGCATCTGGCAGACTATGAATTTTTGAAAAAATATGCAAAGGGAAAGAAACTTTACGCATGGGTGTTATCAAATCCTCAAAAATTTGAAGAGCCCAAGGAAGTCATTATGGCAAATGGTGCTCAAATATGGGTCAACATAAGGGGGTTTAAGAAATGA
- a CDS encoding DUF402 domain-containing protein yields the protein MSTNSGVSVRIRGIYSTALTKLLLDRGFKISQPSQKIAERLNLEKTYSEFDVDIYDKKDNQGVILVGTKVEEIKKVFEEEFIDVFFRKMPYQLYGIYKGIVIKRDEQYIYVDIGSAIGTVLIEELPDAAEGDEVLVQVKKHNVLPHLSTLLTIPGDYAVLIPKPIGAQRHVKISRKIRYPEERERLRILGLSIDLGEWGILWRTAAAYKDWNTLRDELVKLSKLADKLKDADKSSAPAKIIEGRDIYEVEFGGGTRKKLDNIRNEVLPTIDGHHQFKAYDPEFSFAVEIAEGILAKMPSQRIKVREGFIEALISNKGPKIGWLFTLEHIKPDGQKVRIGPGEILEVSVNPLKIKIKRNLKPGKIYDGLEIPIEYGDYAITEIEEGKWWYKHSYYDKDGNLKGEYYNINTPIEIYPDKARYIDLEVDIVKWPDGKKEIIDKDDLKRHYEDGIISEKLYKATLRITQEVFEKI from the coding sequence GTGTCTACAAACTCAGGGGTTTCGGTGAGGATTAGAGGGATATACAGCACTGCACTGACTAAACTTTTGCTTGACAGAGGATTTAAAATTAGTCAGCCCAGCCAGAAAATAGCGGAAAGATTGAACCTTGAAAAGACTTATAGTGAATTTGATGTTGATATATATGACAAAAAGGACAATCAAGGTGTTATCTTGGTTGGAACTAAGGTTGAAGAAATCAAGAAAGTCTTTGAAGAGGAATTTATTGATGTCTTTTTTAGAAAAATGCCATATCAGCTTTATGGAATTTACAAGGGAATAGTAATTAAGAGAGATGAGCAATATATCTATGTTGATATCGGAAGTGCAATTGGAACAGTGCTAATTGAAGAGTTGCCAGATGCTGCAGAAGGAGATGAAGTTCTTGTTCAGGTTAAAAAACACAACGTATTGCCCCACTTAAGCACCTTACTAACAATTCCTGGAGATTATGCCGTGTTAATTCCCAAACCTATTGGTGCTCAGAGACACGTGAAGATTTCAAGAAAAATTAGATATCCGGAAGAAAGAGAGAGGCTCAGGATTTTAGGACTAAGTATTGATCTAGGAGAGTGGGGAATTCTTTGGAGGACTGCTGCTGCATACAAAGATTGGAACACCCTAAGAGATGAACTTGTTAAACTTTCAAAGCTTGCGGATAAGCTTAAAGATGCTGACAAATCTTCTGCACCTGCAAAAATAATCGAAGGAAGAGACATTTATGAGGTCGAATTCGGGGGAGGTACAAGGAAAAAACTCGACAACATTAGAAATGAAGTCTTACCAACAATAGATGGACATCACCAGTTTAAAGCTTATGATCCAGAATTCAGCTTTGCAGTAGAAATTGCAGAGGGTATTTTGGCTAAAATGCCTTCTCAGAGAATAAAAGTAAGAGAAGGATTTATTGAGGCGTTGATAAGCAATAAAGGGCCAAAAATTGGATGGTTATTCACACTAGAACACATCAAGCCTGACGGCCAAAAAGTGAGAATTGGGCCTGGAGAAATTCTTGAAGTATCTGTTAATCCTCTTAAAATAAAAATTAAACGAAATCTTAAGCCTGGGAAAATATATGATGGCTTAGAGATACCAATTGAGTATGGGGACTACGCCATAACTGAAATCGAGGAAGGCAAATGGTGGTACAAGCACAGCTACTATGACAAGGACGGCAACTTGAAAGGAGAATATTATAACATAAACACACCGATTGAAATTTATCCAGATAAGGCAAGGTACATAGATCTTGAGGTTGACATCGTTAAGTGGCCAGATGGAAAGAAGGAAATAATCGATAAGGATGACCTTAAGAGGCATTATGAAGATGGCATAATAAGTGAGAAGCTCTATAAGGCGACTCTCAGAATTACACAGGAAGTTTTTGAAAAGATTTAA
- a CDS encoding ribose-phosphate diphosphokinase, giving the protein MKIVLGSGAQHLKNEIEEKSQNYKKDLLEVEIKKFPDGEKYVRVFGEGEEAIIVQSTYSPQDEHLIELLLLGDALREKGFKKLIAVVPYLAYSRQDRVTKDGEPISVRAIMKAISIYYDELYVFDLHNPKTLEFFPKKAVNLSPARAIASYFKDKLREGIVLAPDKGALERARAVAKILGVEFSHFEKKRISPTEVQMTPVNIDVEGKNVLIVDDIISTGGTMIRAANILRKMGAKKIYVVATHGVFAEGAIERVSKAVDELAVTNTIPTPVSRISIVEDILML; this is encoded by the coding sequence ATGAAAATTGTCCTTGGAAGTGGTGCTCAGCACTTGAAAAATGAGATTGAAGAAAAAAGTCAAAATTACAAGAAAGATCTCCTTGAGGTAGAGATTAAAAAGTTTCCAGATGGTGAAAAATACGTCAGAGTGTTTGGAGAAGGAGAGGAAGCTATTATCGTACAATCAACATATTCTCCCCAAGACGAACATTTAATTGAGCTTCTTTTATTGGGAGATGCACTTAGAGAAAAAGGATTCAAAAAGCTAATTGCAGTTGTCCCTTATCTTGCATACTCAAGACAAGACAGAGTTACAAAGGATGGAGAGCCAATAAGCGTTAGAGCTATTATGAAAGCGATAAGCATTTACTATGATGAGCTTTATGTTTTTGACCTGCACAATCCCAAGACACTGGAATTTTTCCCCAAAAAGGCAGTTAATCTGAGTCCAGCAAGGGCAATTGCTAGCTATTTCAAAGACAAACTTAGAGAGGGCATAGTCCTAGCACCAGACAAAGGAGCTCTAGAAAGAGCGAGAGCCGTTGCCAAAATTTTAGGAGTAGAGTTTAGTCACTTTGAGAAAAAGAGAATTTCCCCAACTGAAGTCCAGATGACTCCAGTCAATATTGACGTTGAAGGAAAGAATGTGCTAATAGTTGATGACATTATAAGCACAGGTGGAACGATGATAAGGGCAGCGAACATATTGAGAAAAATGGGAGCAAAAAAGATATACGTTGTAGCTACTCATGGAGTCTTTGCTGAGGGTGCTATTGAAAGAGTTAGCAAAGCTGTCGATGAGCTTGCAGTAACAAATACTATTCCAACCCCAGTTTCAAGGATAAGCATCGTTGAGGACATATTGATGCTTTAA
- a CDS encoding MBL fold metallo-hydrolase: protein MKIVWYGHACFLIETNGVRILIDPYPDVDDDKIGEIDYILVTHEHSDHYGKTPLLARLRKAKVIGPKTVYLMAISDGLTDVQTIEEDQEIELKNGVKVKAVYAEHPSSQYPLSYIIFGERSVWHTGDTYYTPSFKQLRGMVDILLVPISGRSTANEREAADIIEAVRPKIVIPMHYGVYGYGSVEKLQTELRRRRVWTLIKPLKVGEVFYV, encoded by the coding sequence ATGAAGATTGTGTGGTATGGGCACGCATGTTTTCTCATTGAAACTAATGGAGTGAGAATTTTAATTGACCCTTACCCGGATGTTGATGATGACAAAATTGGCGAGATAGATTATATCCTAGTTACTCATGAACACAGTGACCATTATGGCAAAACACCCCTTCTGGCAAGACTTAGAAAAGCAAAGGTAATTGGACCCAAAACAGTGTATCTAATGGCAATCAGCGATGGATTAACAGATGTCCAAACTATTGAAGAAGATCAAGAGATCGAGCTTAAAAATGGTGTTAAAGTCAAAGCAGTCTATGCTGAGCATCCATCAAGCCAGTATCCCCTTAGCTACATAATATTTGGCGAGAGGAGTGTCTGGCATACTGGTGACACATATTATACACCATCGTTTAAACAATTGAGAGGAATGGTGGATATTCTGCTAGTTCCAATAAGTGGTCGCTCTACGGCAAATGAGAGAGAAGCAGCTGATATAATCGAGGCTGTTAGACCAAAGATCGTTATACCAATGCATTATGGAGTTTATGGATATGGAAGTGTTGAAAAACTTCAGACAGAACTTAGAAGAAGGAGAGTCTGGACATTAATAAAGCCTCTTAAAGTTGGAGAAGTGTTCTATGTTTAA